From Acetobacteroides hydrogenigenes, one genomic window encodes:
- a CDS encoding C40 family peptidase, translating to MKYAVSSISVIPMRREPSERSEMVSQLLLGECLTIIEEKDSWLFVENAFDGYCGWVDAKTITPVSESYFNEYIEHSGYEASHEICHAYDMNRGDHILIPIGASLNYYNKETNEFEIADKRYKITSSIDVTNHKRSNQIVDMATALLNTPYLWGGRTVFGIDCSGLTQLLYKIIGIKLPRDASQQVNEGITINFVSEAQPGDLAFFDNDEGAIVHVGVLDGKGNIIHSSGKVRKDIFDQQGIFNNRLGKYTHKLRVIKRIIE from the coding sequence ATGAAATATGCAGTTTCTTCTATATCAGTGATTCCGATGCGCAGAGAACCTTCGGAACGCAGTGAAATGGTCTCTCAGCTCCTGTTAGGAGAGTGCCTAACTATCATCGAAGAGAAGGATAGCTGGCTATTCGTAGAGAATGCTTTTGACGGATATTGCGGTTGGGTTGATGCCAAAACTATCACCCCTGTATCCGAATCGTACTTCAACGAATACATCGAGCATTCCGGCTACGAGGCATCACACGAAATTTGCCATGCCTACGATATGAACAGGGGCGACCATATCTTGATACCCATCGGAGCAAGCTTAAACTACTACAACAAAGAAACCAACGAGTTCGAGATTGCCGATAAAAGGTACAAGATAACCAGTTCCATAGATGTTACCAACCACAAAAGGAGCAACCAAATTGTAGATATGGCTACTGCGCTACTAAACACCCCCTACCTTTGGGGTGGTAGAACCGTATTTGGAATAGATTGCTCTGGGTTAACGCAGCTCCTGTACAAAATCATCGGCATTAAGCTCCCTCGCGATGCTAGCCAGCAGGTGAACGAAGGTATAACCATCAACTTTGTATCCGAAGCCCAACCTGGCGACTTAGCCTTCTTCGACAACGATGAGGGGGCGATTGTTCACGTAGGCGTACTTGACGGTAAAGGCAACATCATCCACTCTAGCGGTAAAGTTCGCAAGGACATCTTCGATCAGCAGGGTATTTTCAACAACCGTCTAGGCAAGTACACCCACAAGCTTCGAGTTATCAAAAGAATTATCGAGTAG
- a CDS encoding NUDIX domain-containing protein, with protein MHYTYPYPRMQVTVDAVIVRTLDEGDEVLLIERKHAPFEGCWAIPGGFVDMDETLADAAKRELYEETGVVVDKLYQVHTFDAVNRDPRDRTISTVFLGFANGDSLLKAGDDASSADWFSFDALPPLAFDHEQILDYVKKYLEKKKID; from the coding sequence ATGCACTACACATACCCCTATCCTAGAATGCAGGTAACCGTTGATGCGGTTATTGTTAGAACGCTCGACGAAGGCGACGAGGTGCTCCTTATAGAGCGCAAGCATGCCCCATTCGAAGGCTGTTGGGCAATACCCGGTGGCTTTGTGGATATGGACGAAACCTTGGCCGACGCAGCCAAACGGGAGCTCTACGAAGAAACCGGCGTTGTTGTCGACAAGCTATACCAGGTTCACACGTTCGATGCCGTAAATCGCGATCCTCGCGATAGAACGATAAGCACCGTTTTTTTAGGATTTGCCAACGGGGACTCGCTACTTAAAGCAGGCGACGACGCAAGCTCGGCAGACTGGTTTAGCTTCGATGCCCTTCCGCCACTCGCATTCGACCACGAGCAAATTCTCGACTATGTAAAAAAGTACCTTGAGAAAAAGAAAATAGACTAA